A part of Sebastes umbrosus isolate fSebUmb1 chromosome 21, fSebUmb1.pri, whole genome shotgun sequence genomic DNA contains:
- the otulina gene encoding OTU deubiquitinase with linear linkage specificity a isoform X2, translated as MMSWVNAATKSEDVFDEDGDEFSLMEKDWASNKKKRTRDGFVDGADHGEDAALLPGFNIGFHEGAAQTVATGRLKGVVSAISCWCQIQHPESPVPASVTDLLQRVSKHEDAIREGIRRAMEDPPPSVSSVSESMEDLEVKPVDPGCCGGEGCKETDCCKKGEPGCCGGEGSKETDCCKKGENMDLPVSHQKQKLGSGSTDCSSSSSSESLSHLLQLCMDLVSELGLPQELIGHIQEMENM; from the exons ATGATGTCTTGGGTTAACGCAGCTACAAAGAGTGAAGATGTGTTCGACGAGGATGGAGACGAATTCAGTTTGATGGAAAAGGATTGGGCATCTAACAAGAAGAAGAGAACCAGG GATGGGTTTGTGGATGGAGCTGATCACGGAGAGGATGCGGCGCTGCTGCCCGGATTCAACATCGGCTTCCATGAGGGAGCAGCTCAGACTGTAGCTACAGGAAGGCTCAAAGGAGTTGTGAG TGCTATATCGTGCTGGTGCCAGATCCAGCATCCGGAAAGCCCCGTCCCGGCCTCGGTGACCGACCTCCTGCAGCGGGTTTCGAAGCATGAAGACGCAATCAGGGAGGGCATCAGGAGGGCTATGGAGGATCCTCCTCCCAGCGTGAGCTCCGTCTCTGAGAGCATGGAGGATCTTGAGGTGAAGCCGGTAGATCCAGGCTGCTGTGGAGGAGAGGGATGTAAAGAAACAGACTGCTGCAAGAAAGGAGAACCAGGCTGctgtggaggagagggaagtAAAGAAACAGACTGCTGCAAGAAAG GAGAAAACATGGACCTGCCTGTGTCTCACCAGAAGCAAAAGCTCGGTTCTGGCTCCACTGactgctcctcctccagctcaaGTGAGAGTCTAAGCCACCTCCTGCAGCTCTGCATGGATCTAGTTTCAGAGCTCGGACTACCACAGGAGCTGATCGGTCACATACAGGAGATGGAGAACATGTAG
- the otulina gene encoding OTU deubiquitinase with linear linkage specificity a isoform X1 produces MMSWVNAATKSEDVFDEDGDEFSLMEKDWASNKKKRTRDGFVDGADHGEDAALLPGFNIGFHEGAAQTVATGRLKGVVSAISCWCQIQHPESPVPASVTDLLQRVSKHEDAIREGIRRAMEDPPPSVSSVSESMEDLEVKPVDPGCCGGEGCKETDCCKKGEPGCCGGEGSKETDCCKKGEPGCCGGEGSKETDCCKKGENMDLPVSHQKQKLGSGSTDCSSSSSSESLSHLLQLCMDLVSELGLPQELIGHIQEMENM; encoded by the exons ATGATGTCTTGGGTTAACGCAGCTACAAAGAGTGAAGATGTGTTCGACGAGGATGGAGACGAATTCAGTTTGATGGAAAAGGATTGGGCATCTAACAAGAAGAAGAGAACCAGG GATGGGTTTGTGGATGGAGCTGATCACGGAGAGGATGCGGCGCTGCTGCCCGGATTCAACATCGGCTTCCATGAGGGAGCAGCTCAGACTGTAGCTACAGGAAGGCTCAAAGGAGTTGTGAG TGCTATATCGTGCTGGTGCCAGATCCAGCATCCGGAAAGCCCCGTCCCGGCCTCGGTGACCGACCTCCTGCAGCGGGTTTCGAAGCATGAAGACGCAATCAGGGAGGGCATCAGGAGGGCTATGGAGGATCCTCCTCCCAGCGTGAGCTCCGTCTCTGAGAGCATGGAGGATCTTGAGGTGAAGCCGGTAGATCCAGGCTGCTGTGGAGGAGAGGGATGTAAAGAAACAGACTGCTGCAAGAAAGGAGAACCAGGCTGctgtggaggagagggaagtAAAGAAACAGACTGCTGCAAGAAAGGAGAACCAGGCTGctgtggaggagagggaagtAAAGAAACAGACTGCTGCAAGAAAGGAGAAAACATGGACCTGCCTGTGTCTCACCAGAAGCAAAAGCTCGGTTCTGGCTCCACTGactgctcctcctccagctcaaGTGAGAGTCTAAGCCACCTCCTGCAGCTCTGCATGGATCTAGTTTCAGAGCTCGGACTACCACAGGAGCTGATCGGTCACATACAGGAGATGGAGAACATGTAG